A genomic stretch from Candidatus Poribacteria bacterium includes:
- a CDS encoding twin-arginine translocation signal domain-containing protein has product MSKEKDQTQDTTISRRSFLKGVGTGAVAASVAPNVLIGAETAAEAQMGEEITRAKIKLNINNKAYEVEVEPRTTLLSVLRDGFDTSGNRLDLTGAKPICERGECGGCTVQVDGKVVYACMMLALDAQGKQITTVEGLANGDQLHPVQEAFVQHDALMCGFCTPGFVVAAKSFLDQNPSPSHEEIKEGLAGNICRCGTYPFIFEAVKTASRKMGG; this is encoded by the coding sequence ATGTCAAAAGAGAAAGATCAAACTCAGGACACGACCATATCGCGGCGGAGTTTCCTGAAGGGTGTGGGCACCGGCGCGGTTGCCGCAAGCGTTGCACCAAATGTTCTCATCGGTGCAGAAACGGCAGCGGAAGCCCAGATGGGTGAAGAAATCACCCGCGCTAAAATCAAACTCAATATCAACAACAAAGCCTACGAAGTTGAGGTAGAACCACGTACGACACTGTTGAGCGTCTTGCGAGACGGTTTCGATACCAGCGGCAATCGCCTGGATCTGACCGGCGCAAAGCCCATCTGCGAACGTGGCGAGTGTGGTGGGTGTACGGTGCAGGTTGATGGAAAGGTAGTTTACGCTTGTATGATGCTCGCTCTCGACGCACAAGGGAAGCAGATCACCACCGTCGAGGGGCTTGCCAACGGCGATCAGTTACATCCGGTCCAAGAGGCATTTGTCCAGCACGATGCCTTGATGTGTGGTTTCTGCACACCCGGTTTTGTCGTGGCTGCGAAATCATTTTTAGATCAGAATCCGAGTCCAAGCCATGAAGAGATTAAGGAAGGGTTGGCGGGCAATATCTGCCGCTGCGGGACTTATCCCTTTATCTTTGAGGCCGTCAAAACGGCTTCGCGGAAGATGGGAGGCTAG